In the genome of Arabidopsis thaliana chromosome 4, partial sequence, the window AATAAGTGATGAGTTTATGTACCCCATGATTATCTTCTACTTTGTTAGTTATGTCTACTACTTTGttagttttgacttttgagcaAGTCTTGTTAAGATTCGCAttatccaaaagaaaatttaaagccGCATTAACAGTGTTTAGCTCTGGTGTtactaaagaaaaagtgatTATGCGGGTCAAACACTTCTCAAATAGTTTGCTTTGATTTCTTTGGAGAACTGAAATGCATGCCGTTTCGAAATATTAGAATGCATGTCGTTTCGTGGATTTCAGTACCAGTAAAGGCTAATGCTGATGCATCGTTGCATTTTAAAAATCGTGTCGTTTTTCATTCCGTTTTAGTGGCCACTCTTCGCAACCAGATAAGAACtcgaagattttctttttctttatcaaaatgCAATCTTTATCTCTGCAATCGCTTCCATGGAAACCAAATTCAGTGACTTTACCTGAAATTAATCTTTTGAATCCCAAGCAATTGACTGCCTCGAGTTCTCAGTATCGTAGAACTCGAAACTGGAGAATTAGAAGTTCGTCGGAAGATAATGTAGCAATTTCGAGTGACGGCGGAGATTTGAAGAATTCTCTGTCCGGTATTGTGGGAAATCAAGTGGAGGAGCTATTGAGCAGAGAAGAGAACAAAGGTTTGCTTGATGGTCTGGAAAAAGCTTCGTTGAGAGTGGAGATTGCGAAGAGAGAGCTCGAAGATATAGAGAGACAAGAAATTGAGGCGAAATTGCTACAGGATTATATTAATCAGCTCGAATCAAGAGCCGCAGAGGTGAGAGCTTGTTCTCGAAATGGTGTTAGATATGAAAATGATTGAACATTTGATTCTTTTGCTCTTTGGAATTTGAGGTTTTTGGGAGGTTCTACTATAGAGTATAGATTAAGGTTGCATTGAGAATGATTGGTTTATATTACAATGGACTAGTGAATTTGTgcagtatatatttatatgccAGGATAAGCTCAAGTTGTGCATTGTATGCTTAGGATAGGATAGGTAATTCAAAGTATCAATCAATATCAATGGTGTTGCTTTTGTGCTTGAAACCTGGAAATGGGGTTTCTCTTAGTTTGTGTGAAGGTACTTCATTAGATAAGGTTACTAACTAAATCATGAGTTTGGTtgcattttgtgttttctcgTGTTTTGGAACAAAGTCTctagtttggttttgtatttgtagACAGAGCATGTTAATCTTATTCAATATCTGATTCAAGATTGCAGAATGCCAGCAGGAGATTGACGCAGCAAGATCAATGGTTGAGGAAGCAGAACGCTCCTTGTCATTAGCAGATAACTCGACAATTGGAAGTTCGGAGAAAGGTTATTCGATTGATAAAGACAAGGAGAGGTTAGAATCTGCAAAAGCGGCAGTGATCGCAGCTGCGGTTGGGACCATTGCGGAACTCCCATTTGCTCTTTCTCAAGTCGCAAGCATGGAGCAGCTTGTTCTGCCCCTGGGAATAGCGTTTGCAAGCTGTGCATTGTTTGGAGTCACATTCAGGTATGCAGTCAGAAGAGACTTGGATGATAATCATCTCAAATCCGGAGCCGTTGCAGCTTTTGGGTTTGTTAAAGGTAACAACACATTTGATTACTGTTTCTATCTAACTTCTTTGAATTGTTCAAAAGCAATTGCGTTTTGTGATTGAATAAGCTTAACAGaaatggtaaaagaaaaagactttctttgtctttgtcaTGTTATATATTGTGTGGAAGTATGAGCTGGCAAAGTTCCCATCGTTGTCCCGCCCTTTGgttgtttttaaattataatctGCCAGTAATAGATTACTAATCAACGATTTGATTTATTCTAAATAATTGATGAGTTGATTATTAGTCTCTGACCTGTATTATTTGGAtctgtctttttttaaaaacagatttattatagattcgattttttttaatgtgttatATAGGACTTGGTATGTTGAGCAGAGGACCGCCATTGGAGCTGAGCTGGGAAAGCTTGTTTTCACATGGGATAGACGGCGCCGTTTTGGTGTCTCAGAGCGTCTTGATATTTGCGTTTGCGTCCATAGGTTTGGACTTCTGTTTCAAGATGAAGCTCTTAAGACCATTTCCTAGCTCTGACTAGATTGAAGagcaaattaaaaatgtagaaatgaacaaaatcttcttttgaagactttatttgtttttttttatattattaattttggtcTAAAATGTAAATGTTTCATCCTAGATTTTTATGATCTTTAACTTGtcacaaaaaaagttacacCTGATTTTAAAAGCATGATCATAAGGAATATTGAATTTAGAATGATGAATCCAtacataattcaaattttgctataaaaaatgaatcagTTGGgataattctttcttttaactTTGTATAAAAAGTTATGAGGAATATTTATCTTTGTCAAGTGATGAAGTGATTAGTGACTTGTGAACTTAACCAAAGAGGTAGATGGGGTCAAGGCCATTCCTAGCCATTCATTATTTATAGTAAAGCCACGTGTAATAATCTTAGAAGCTTACAGATATACCACGTCAGCACAAAACAGTTCTTTTGTCTTTCGATCGCTCTCAAATCGCGTTTTGTCGTGGAGGTCAACTGATCAGAAAAATATAGCAAGCAGAAAGTGAAAAACAgctgaattattatttttctatacaaaaaattaaaaaattagtatCCAATTTCAATGGGGTTTCGACTTGTTCTCGAGTAAACTACTagtctctatctctctcagctccagattttgtttcttcttcttctgtgttaaattcatttgatttgttgtATCTGAAGGCGAAATTActggtttctgatttttggTGGTATTCAGGGCGGTTTTAAAGCGACGGAAGAAGATGgtgggaggaggaggaggtagTAGTGGTCGTGGTGGTGGTAGTGGTAGTGGTAGTAGTAAGCAGCAGAGAGGTTTCTCTATGAATCCTAAAGACTATAAGCTAATGGAAGAAATAGGCCATGGAGCTAGCGCTGTTGTCTATCGAGCGATCTATCTCCCTACTAATGAAGTCGTCGCCATCAAGTGTTTGGATCTCGATCGCTGCAATAGCAATCTGGTTCGTTTTCCTCCATCTTATTATTGCTTATGAATTAGAGAGGCTTTAGCTTTTGTCGTAGATCTCTTGTTTTATGaatttaatgtatttttgtttttgttttggttgataGGATGATATTAGGAGGGAATCTCAGACTATGAGTTTGATAGACCATCCCAACGTTATAAAGTCGTTTTGTTCATTCTCTGTCGACCATAGTCTTTGGGTTGTTATGCCATTCATGGCTCAAGGTTCGTGTTTGCATCTTATGAAGACTGCGTATTCAGACGGATTTGAAGAGTCTGCTATATGTTGTGTATTAAAAGAAACTCTTAAAGCTCTTGATTATCTTCATAGACAAGGCCATATCCATCGGGATGTTAAGGTTagtgaaagtgaaaaaaattCAGCTTCATGGATCCATGTATgtaatatattcaaaatttgttgtttctttgcaACTTAGGCTGGAAACATACTTCTTGATGACAATGGTGAGATTAAGCTTGGCGATTTTGGTGTCTCTGCTTGCTTGTTTGATAACGGTGATAGGCAACGTGCTAGAAACACATTTGTTGGTACTCCTTGCTGGTTAGTTATttaacttctttctttttgtattttaaccATCACTCTTAGATTCAATGGTTTACATTTAACCTCTTTGCTTCTGTTTTGTAGGATGGCACCGGAAGTTTTGCAGCCGGGAAATGGATACAATTCCAAGTGAGTTTACTTTAAGCTCAAATACTAGATAAAACGTTTATATTTTCTGCTTGTCTAAGATAGAAAGTAGCGTACTTTggtatgtatgtatgttaaGACAACTTGTCAAACTACTCTGCCTCTAATCCGAATGTAAACATATTTGCTTGGTGATGCATATCAGTTATATTTGTACTGTGGAACAAAGAAATGCAATAATTGCTTATTGGTTGGTTGTTCTTCTCATTTCTTAACAGGGCTGATATCTGGTCATTTGGTATAACAGCACTTGAATTGGCCCATGGTCATGCACCTTTCTCAAAATATCCTCCCATGAAGGTGCTTagtatttctttctctttttcggCTTATGTGTATATTTTGCATCTATTAAAACGGttctgattcttttcttttttccctgGTTACAGGTGCTCCTAATGACTATTCAAAACGCACCTCCTGGCCTTGATTATGACCGTGATAAGAAATTTTCTAAGGTACTCGTGTTCTTTCTAGGTGTATTTCTTATGCTGTTCTAGTTTTGCtagattttctgttttttcatttgcAATAAATTTTTACTAAACTAACTAGAGGACTTTCAGTTGTGCCCAGTCCTTTAAAGAAATGGTTGCAATGTGTTTGGtgaaagatcaaacaaaaaggccAACTGCTGAAAAACTGCTGAAGCACTCCTGTTTCAAACACACGAAGCCTCCAGAGCAAActgtgaaaattttattttccgaTTTACCACCTCTTTGGACACGTGTAAAATCTCTTCAGGTTAGCCATGCTCTTTGTGTTTCAGCTTTTTTGTGGAAGTGATGATGTTCTTACCTTTTGTATCGGGTTGTTATATGACAGGATAAGGATGCTCAACAGCTTGCATTAAAGAGAATGGCCACTGCTGACGAGGAAGCTATATCACAGGTGACACACCCCTTATATTGACAACATTACCTAAATACTTAATGAGTCGAATTGCAGAGTGGgcataaaacaatatttttaatgtcAGAGCGAATACCAAAGAGGAGTGAGCGCTTGGAACTTTGACGTCAGAGACTTGAAAACACAAGCATCTTTGGTAATTTACTTCTCGCAAGCTATCTGTGATTGCACTATCCTTAAATTTCTGTTCATTGGTTTCATCACATAATCCctgtttttatattgtttgtttgtgtacTAGttaattgatgatgatgatctagAAGAGAgtaaggaagatgaagaaatattATGTGCACAGTTTAATAAGGCGAGTACTATGTAGATAAAGTTCAGAAAAATGCATCTATAAAATTTCACTTCCTTGGTATGCAAGTTTGGTTGTCTGAACATATCTTAGAAAATCCCTGCAGGTGAATGACAGAGAGCAAGTATTTGATAGTCTGCAACTATATGAAAACATGAAcggaaaagaaaaggtttcCAATACTGAGGTGGAAGAACCAACCTGCAAAGAGAAATTCACTTTCGTTACAACTACTTCTTCTTTAGAACGAATGTCACCAAATTCAGAGCATGACATTCCCGAGGCCAAGGTTAAGCCATTAAGACGCCAAAGTCAGAGTGGACCACTTACAAGCAGGACTGTATTAAGCCACTCGGCTTCAGAGAAAAGTCATATCTTTGAAAGGTTTGACATTTGCTAATTGCTGTTTGAGACTACACTTTAAATCTGCTTGTCCTATATATAGTACCTTTCAAACAATCCAACTTGTTAATTTTCTATCTGCTAGATCCGAGAGTGAACCGCAGACGGCACCAACAGTCCGAAGAGCACCCAGCTTTAGTGGTCCTTTGAATCTTTCAACCCGTGCTTCTTCAAACAGTTTGTCTGCTCCCATCAAATACTCAGGAGGTGAGCAAGTGATATAGGCAGTCTTCGTCCAGCTTAGTGGTTTTATTGCTTCTCTTGCAGTTGAGTTAAAGGTTTTGTCCATTTCGAATAGGATTCCGTGATTCTCTGGATGATAAGTCAAAGGCTAATCTGGTTCAGAAAGGACGATTTTCAGTAACATCAGGAAATGTAGATCTTGCGAAGGTTGGTATTTAATTTACTGCTATTAATTTTCCTATTTCTTTGACGGTAACTAACAATACAATCTACTCTAGGATGTTCCATTAAGTATAGTCCCTCGTCGATCTCCACAGGTTGGTTTCTTGTCTCTGCTTATTACTGTAGACTGGTTCTTCACCTTTGTTAGTTACCTGATAAATTATACATAATTCCAGGCGACCCCCCTGAGAAAATCTGCAAGTGTGGGTAACTGGATACTTGAGCCCAAAATGGTCAGTTTGCGATCACAAAGTGTCCTTCAAGTCATTCATTTCTGTATCTTAATCTTAGTCTTATTTCTATCTTGCAGCCAACAGCTCAGCCTCAGACGATCAAGGAGCATAGTAGCCATCCTACGTCTTCCTCACCCATCATGCCTCAACTTCAACATCTATTCCAGCAAAACTCAATACAACAGGTGAGGAACATCCATTAAGACATGAGACTTATctcttattaattaattagcaGGATCTTAACTTCTGCAATTGAATGATTTCGCTGCAGGATCTTATTATGAATTTACTAAATAGCTTACAACCCGTGGAGGCAACAGAAGGTAGTATAGACAATTATACTTCAATCTGCTGTGACTTTATTATTGATTGAAGACTATTCAGTAACGGTGCCTTCATCTTTCTTATAGGTTCTCAATCTGGGAAGTTACCACCTTTGCCTCGCTCAGACAGTAATGGAAACGTAAGTtgatttttcatatatgttcTGAAAACTTTCATAAAGATATTGCTCACAGCTATGTAACTATTACTATGGATAACAGGTTGAACCTGTGGCTTCAGAGAGGGAGAGGTTACTTCTTAGCAGTATCTCCGACCTCCGTGCTAGGTTAGtcctcttcttcaagcaaagcttttgtttctaaaGAATAATGTAGTTAGTCTTTCTAAGTGGATCTTCCTGCAAGCTTTAACTGCCAAAATCTTCAGGCTGGACGACTTAACGGAGGAACTCGAtatagagaaatcaaaatacagCCAAGTAAGTTAACACATTTTCAACTCGTTAAAACGCAATAATCTGCTTGTTGTGTTTCGTGTCATCAAGCAAATCTTTCGTTTATGTTTGTGTGTACAGCTGCAACAGAAATTGAAAGCATTCACGGGTCGCGAACACTAAGTGTAACCAGAGGGAAAGCGACACTGGAAACACTGAACTGCACAGAACCTGTAGGAGAAAGAGTGAAGTCTCTTTTGGTTATAACAGTAATAACCAGACAAGAGCTTAGAGACAGTGAGGCATAGAGCATATCAATTTCTTTAGTTGGGTTCAGTGTAGGTTCCAGACGATGACAATGACGACTAAAACAAGATACGACCGATGTCTGCTTCTGATGTAAACTACTAGTTGAAGACAACAGAAACGAAtacagaaataaaagaaaaggagaagaaagttcCTTTGGGGGGTCTCAACCCCACATATATTtgcttatatatttattatcacacgttttgatcattttttgttttattttgtttggtgtaTCATAATTTACTAGTGAGATAAAGGAGAAAGCTCTTCTTTTGGGTTCTTTGTgtattgtaatttgtaaatgCAAATTGATTGATGtacttttgtgttttcatcACATTCTTAAACATTATCTTCTGGTTTTACCTTATTTTTTCAAGTTGAGAGGattcaattgaaaatttgaaactaGAAAGTTCATTGCTCTATGTTCGAAGAAAAATGAACTCTCGACTATTGTAATCAAAATCATggtttttttacatttatgttCCAACGTTATTGTACAATTACACTGATTGATTGATTACACAAGGAATTAGAAGAAGGTTCTTcttgtccttcttcttctcccactTGTCAAGGTTTTGGTAGAGGCTTTAGACACTAAATAGCCCACACCCAAACACATAACCCAAATCCCCAAATCTACGGCCCATCCCATTCCTTCTGTCTCAGACTCCATCTCAGCCGTCCATTCCACCTCTTCCCACTCTCCCTCTCCGTCGTCAGATTCGCCGCTACACGTGCAAAAACACACGCCGCCGTCAGAATCCCTCCCTTCCTCTCTCTCCTCCGGTATCTCCTCCAAACACTCAAACCcaatcttttgctttctccttcttctatGTTTCCTCGCCATCGTCGCTGTTGCCACGTGTCCCTCCGCCGCAACAACAACTTCCGCCGCTCCTTCCTCTTCCATCTCACACTCGCACTCAAGTTTCCACTTGTCTCCTTCGTCTTTTCTGAAAATACCTTTTATCACCCTCTCCTCACTCATGTACACCTCGAAGCGGATCCCTTCCCAGACCCGAACACGTTCTCTTGACCCGTAAATCACGTCTCCTCCTTTCACGACTCTGTGAAGCGTCACGAAAGCTGGGGAATCGGGTCGGATCTTGGACCCATCAAGCTCGAAAGCAGCTTCGTTGATTCGTGGTGGGTAGAGAAGAGTGAGAGAATCCGGTAAGAATCCTCGGGTGGGTAAACCTGTGAACCGGACGAAGAAAGCTTTAACCTTTAAGCTCTCTTTCTCGACATAACGCTCGAAATCGGGCGACCTACACATTTCTGTATTTTGGGTTCGTTAGAAAACTCTCTGTTTCTCGTAGACTTTGATCTAAAAACTTGTGAAAGGATCGGCCTTTTTAAGAGGGAAACATCATAGAGAAAGGTGGCGACTTGTGacttctgttttgtttgaatcctAGGGGTGGTGGCACGCGGTTTGGCTGCTGACGTGGACGTCTCGACGAAATGTCCTagttgtttaaaaatataaattcgGGTCAAAATCAGAAATGGCGTGTGGcttcatcatcacttcacGGTTGCATGATTTGCATCGGTGGTCTATAAAATATCAACATGCGAGCAGCAACGTTTAGCATGATTACGAACGTGGTTTCTCATCTTGAGTTGCACAATTGTCTGCAGACTTTGCTTGTTTGTCTTCTACTTACAACTTGTCTTCTTCCTATATTTCATTTGTCGTTTCTGTTCACTTTGGTTTAAGAGAATTATATATCACACAATTCACAACCGGACAAGTAATCAATCCCAAGCTAAATTCCAAactcaaatcttttaaaaagcTAATACTAGctataatttagtaatttgATAGAACGTAGTTTACAAGCTTGCTCGATTAAATTGCAATTACGACGATTTCCAACAAGAATTTGTAGTTATAGCTTATAAAGTTAAGTACTTAAATGCAATGCTATAAAGcatttttagttaaataattTCATGATACATGTACATGAATGaatgttaacttttttttgttttgtttagtttcttggaagatatttatttttttgactgTAATGATTTAGAcatgatttttatattatataaaggTCCCACATGATCTTGAGCTGCTGGTTTTGGGTTCTCTTTTCAACTCACACTTCTTCAAAAGCGAATTTGCTTGTAACatgttaatataaaattattattaaatctaTAGGATTGTCCTTAATGGGCCGGCCTTTTACGATATAAAATTTGGTTCAAATAAATGTCGAATACGTCTTTTCGTTCAGCCCATGAATTGACTAAACAAAGGGGATTAGAATCCAAACAATCAAATTTCTTCTATAGTTTAGTTTAGAACAAGACCATGACCATGAccaatattatatatatcgaTTATTCGTTTTTATATGTTCTATATGCTTAAACCAAActtaaaatgtaaaagaaaaacactgtGAATCATTTTCAGAGTTATGATGTATTTTGTTAGGAAACCAAACCCCTGTTAAAAACTAATACTGAAAGTCTGAAACTATGACGATATTCACTTtcaattggattttttttttctatttgatttAAGGAAGTACTTTTGAACCCGAAAACTAACTGAAACTtaaccacacacaaaaaaaaaggatttgtATCTTATATTGAACACTACAGAATTTCGACATTagattttttatgattttggttttcataaGAGTTTAAAAATGTGATCATCTGTTTTGGACACTGCAAAtagagattttaaaacaataaaccaAGTAGATATAATAGTCCGTATAGTTTGTCcttatatataacattataGGTGTAAAACACGGACTACATAAAAGTGGACACATAAATGCAAAATTGTTACTACGAAACTTTACACTGCATGTGACTGATATTTTACGCTCATTACATTTGGATCATTCGTAGTGATAAATTAATTCAGGGTAACATGGCAAGTAAGTGAGAACGTGGTCATTAATTTCCCCCAactagttactaaaataactAAGGTAACCTtcgaacaaaaacaaaactttggtaaaccaaaatacaaaaacttagGTAACATGACAATGAAAGTAAAGAATATATAGTACTTGTTGATAAGAATATAGTACTCGTTAATAAAACGCTGTCGGTAGAAGCGGGTTTGGACGCAATCGCAGGAATTAGatggaaaacaaacaaaaaagaaaaagaaatagagtTTTAGCAAAGAGTCAAAAAGagtcattttcatatatagttTGGGGTCAATGTAGGGCTATAGGAGGATAAGTTGTGACTTTAAGAGTGAATGAGATTCTTTCTCAAATGAATGGTGTCAAGGACTagtattcattttttcttctttcgtcTCCATCCACCTATCAATATCCCCAatcttttttacatttttgaaatgttttttgttttgttttgttttcctcaaTTTTAGATAATAAGTAGACGAATCTAATCCCTACTAGGCCTAATCCCTATATAATACACGCATTTTATGTCATATTAGAAAGCAACATGTTAGTTGAAAAGTTTAaagtgttttggtttcagCTTTGTACCCActattagattttaattactaatttttttttgtaactgaTTTATCGTTTTTAGTATTGATAGATGTTAGGAactttatatcaaaaataagGTGAGACCTAATGTATAAAAGAGAAGCAATCAACACATTACCAATTCagtttaaatagaaaatttgcTAAACTTAACCCCGCATGCCCTTGCGTAAAGCATTCAAAGCACAAGTGAAAATAAACCCACACTTCAGAAGTTATATGTTAGTCAATTGTCTAATTTTGATTgctattttccttttctctttctttattttcttcatcgCCGATGTGGTGTTCCACAATCTATTATTCACGTTTACTTaggttttgttaatatatattttcttcccCTCCTACGTGTTTTCaacatattttcattaattttctctattttcatTCTGGGAATTAGATCTTTAACATCGTCACTACTCATCACTGTCACCAGTAatgagaaaaaatacaaaataaaaccacaCACTCTCAAAGCTGGATTTCTTGTCATTGAACTATCGCTAATTAATACTGTGGAACTCGTAGAATAATCAAGACGAAGGGATTGCGTAGaaagagaaacgaaaaaaaagaaagaagaaagtgcATTGTCCTTGTCATGACATGTGGAAGTATCGGTCTTATATGGTCCATTGAGCCACACTCATTTAGAATCTCACTActttttcaccattttcaCATCTATACACGATTATAGCATCTATATACATTTACTTTTTCAATTATTCTGCTATTATGGGTTTTGGATATTCATGTCCTAATCATTATAATTCTCTTAAACAAATATCGAAtttcgaatattttttaaGGTTATTGGCTATATGTACTATATTTCTATAGAatagtttttgttaatatCATCGATCGATCTTCAGTCTTATTTTGAACTATCTAATATATTCAGTGGCTTTTCATATGGACATAAAACCTAGGCCAGTGTCGAAAGTTCATAAACTTCGAAGTCAAAACTAGCTATAATGGTTATCTTTGAAAAGTAACTCAAATATAAGGAGAGTAGAAATTCTACACGTAATGCTGTCCGAGACATTTAATTATGGACGATGTGATTGcagaaacaattttgttttcaaaccCTCTCTTGATCAAAAAGGACATTTAAATCATTGCATCCACTTCAACCACACACATTCATTTGGCTGTAATAACATTTCAAAGATTCTTACAAAACAAGTGAAATGTCATTAAATGTCCTTTTAGAACAAGATGCTAACGACAATCTACTTGGCCACTTGACTTGTATACCAAATTTCTCCCAACTTTTTGTTCACAGAATTTGCGTTTACAACTTTGGCGTTTGTGTTTTGACGGATTCGTCTAAGTGGGACAATGCGCGTGTCGGACATGCGCACTTAAGAGGGTAGAGACAGTGAGTTCTTTAGCTTTCCTTATATTCtctttcaaaccaaaaaagagacTACTATTTTTTGTACACTTAGACTAAGGAAAGCAAAGTTTCATATTCCTAAAAATTCTGGTTTTATAAGTATCAAAGACAAATTCAGTCTCCATGGAAATAGAGCAAAGAAGGATCatgaagagagaaggagaagaagaagaagacaacaatcAACTTTCActgcaagaagaagaaccagatACAGAGGAAGAGATGTCTGGGAGGACAATCGAACCGTGGACGAAGCAGATAACGGTGAGAGGAGTGTTCGTGAGCATAGTGATCGGAGTTGTGTTCAGTGTGATTGCTCAGAAGCTAAATCTCACGACAGGAATTGTTCCAAATCTCAACAGCTCTGCAGCTTTACTTGCTTTTGTCTTTGTCCAGACTTGGACTAAGATTCTCAAGAAATCAGGATTTGTTGCGAAACCATTCACAAGACAAGAGAACACAATGATTCAGACATCTGCTGTTGCTTGTTACGGCATCGCTGTCGGAGGTTAATTTAAGAACATAAatttgcttttatttatttcttaatagtttattttcttgcgAAACAAGCAAAGATTCAGTGAAAGGATCTGTGAAACAGTTCCAAACatactaaaatatattaactttttgaaaaacttttgGGTTAGTTGAGTCACAAAAAAGGGTTGatattgcttttgcttttgggtATGATATAAAATCTAAGttgtaaaattttgatttaaaatatttgagtatttgtttttctttttcaggtGGGTTTGCTTCATATCTTCTGGGGTTAAACCATAAGACATATGTGTTGTCTGGTGTGAACTTGGAAGGTAACTCTCCAAAGAGTGTGAAAGAACCTGGCCTTGGTTGGATGACTGCTTATCTCTTTGTTGTCTGTTTCATCGGTCTTTTTGTCCTAATCCCTCTCCGAAAGGTTATGATTGTTGACCTTAAATTAACATATCCGAGTGGTTTAGCTACTGCGGTTCTCATCAATGGCTTCCACACACAAGGAGATGCACAGGCCAAGTAAGTTCATTAACCTATTTTACAAAAAGTGATATTGTTACATAAGTTTCCTAATCTTTAATTGGAATCGATTTGCAGGAAACAAGTGCGTGGTTTCATGAAATACTTCTCATTTAGTTTCTTGTGGGGTTTCTTCCAGTGGTTTTTCTCTGGTATTGAAGATTGTGGCTTTGCTCAATTCCCAACCTTTGGTTTGAAAGCTTGGAAACAAACGTAAGcattaattatacaaaaacaaaacaaaaatatttcagtgAAACGAGTTCTTGAATcatataataactaaaaacttttttttggtaggttcttctttgatttcagcATGACATTTGTGGGAGCAGGAATGATTTGTTCACATTTGGTTAACCTTTCTTTGCTTTTAGGAGCTATCCTCTCTT includes:
- a CDS encoding NADP-specific glutamate dehydrogenase (unknown protein; Has 76 Blast hits to 76 proteins in 13 species: Archae - 0; Bacteria - 0; Metazoa - 1; Fungi - 0; Plants - 75; Viruses - 0; Other Eukaryotes - 0 (source: NCBI BLink).) — its product is MCRSPDFERYVEKESLKVKAFFVRFTGLPTRGFLPDSLTLLYPPRINEAAFELDGSKIRPDSPAFVTLHRVVKGGDVIYGSRERVRVWEGIRFEVYMSEERVIKGIFRKDEGDKWKLECECEMEEEGAAEVVVAAEGHVATATMARKHRRRRKQKIGFECLEEIPEEREEGRDSDGGVCFCTCSGESDDGEGEWEEVEWTAEMESETEGMGWAVDLGIWVMCLGVGYLVSKASTKTLTSGRRRRTRRTFF